In one Acetobacter sp. genomic region, the following are encoded:
- a CDS encoding CsbD family protein: protein MGEFTDKLQGVTDKVVGAVKESIGKATDNPDLEAEGKVQQLKGKGEEIKGKVKGAINDL from the coding sequence ATGGGTGAGTTCACAGACAAACTACAGGGTGTAACCGACAAGGTGGTTGGCGCCGTCAAGGAAAGCATTGGCAAGGCGACGGACAATCCCGATCTTGAGGCTGAAGGCAAGGTTCAGCAACTCAAGGGGAAGGGCGAAGAGATCAAAGGCAAGGTCAAAGGCGCCATCAACGATCTCTGA